CTGCTCTACTCGGCTGTCCCACTGCGCACCGTGGTGGCCGCCTGGTACTCCCTGACCGCGGACAGCACGACGTTGTCCGAACAGCGGCCCCAGGCCACCGTCACGCAGGCGCTGAAGGAACTGCGGGCGAAAAGGCGTGGTGTCCAGGTCGCCGTCAGCAGGGGGGCCGACACCGCGCGCCTCGGGATCACCGAAAGGGCCACGCAGAAGATGCGACAGCTGGGGGAGCTGAGCGACATGTTCAAACCGTCCCCGGAAGTCGCTCCGACAACGACGAAGGTCTCGCATGGGGTCTTCGAAGCCGCGCTCGACCACCAGCTTGATGCCAGCCACTGGCGCCTCGCCCAGATTTACCGGGAAGCCGCGGATCACTGGCACCGTCTGGAAATGCAGGCCATCCAGAGGTATCCCGGTGTCTTCGCGTATCTGGAGGAGTTGCGTGCTCGGGAGCGCGAGCAGTGGCAGCCGTGGTGCTGGATGCCGAGTATCCGGGTGTCCGCCTGGCTGAAGGAGTTCTACAACGTGCCGGCGGAGCAGGCCATGTGGGACGGCCCCCGCATCGCCGCCCTCGGGGCCTGGCGGAGCGGCGGCCGCCACAGCGTTCTAACCACACTGCCGCTTCAGGCAACTGCCACCGACCAGGTTCCCATCAATCTCCCCGAGACCATGCCCGCCCCCGGCCTCGGCATGGTCATCGACTCCAACGGCACCGCTCACCTCCTGCTGGCGTGCCTCGACGACGTCAGCGATCGGAGCCCCGTGCAGGCGGAACTGCTGATCATCTCCAATGAAGGCGAGCCCGCCCGCATGCTGGAGGACGTCACCAAGGTCACCGTGTTCCTCACAGGGAACGATCTACTCGACGCCGTGAAGATCACCCAGGCGCACTACGACGATGCCGCGGTGCAGAACGGCTTGAAACCCGCCCCTGCCGATGAAGCCATGTACGTCGAACACACTTACGCCATGGGGCTTTTCACCGGGCTGCTGTCCGGTATCTGTGCACCCGGTGCCGAACTGCAAGACGTAGGCGCCCTGACCGGACGCAAGATGCCCGCAGCATGGCCACCAGAGCCGAACGTGCTCTCCGAGACCACTCTCTGGCTTCTGGCGGATACGCCTATGGCTCCCTGAGGTTCCGCCGCAAACTGTTGTGGCTCTCTCCGTTTCGGTTACGTGGTAGGCGGCGCCTGTAGAGGGAGAGATGATCCGGCTATTGCAGCGAGGGTATCCAGTAGCGGCATCAGTCGGTCGGTCGGCCGATCCTCCCAGGAGTTGATGGCCTCGTATACCTGCTCAGCCAAAGTGGCATGCCGGCGCCTCAACACAGCGTGATGTGCGATCAGTTGGGTGCGTGCATCGTCGATATCGCCGAGTACACCGTCCCGGGAGGAAGTGGGAACCTGCCCGAGCGTTTGACTGTCGGCAAGATTGTGGAGCGCCAGGTACAGCTCCCAGGCTGCCTGGCGCTCCTCCGGCTTCTCCTCCACGTCTTCACCCTATGTCGAGGCGCGTTCGGACAGAAGAAGCGCAGCCACGCTTCCAGCCTCAGTGATCTCACCGTTCCGTACCGCAGCGAGGGCGTCCTGGAGCAGGCGCCAGTGTTGAGTCATGCCGGCCTCGGTGGCGTCCCGTCGTGTTCGTCCCGTGCGTAGAGAAGTCGCCGTAAAGAGGAATATCCGTGCTGAGGTGATCGACGGGAGTGGGTCAATCACGCCAAGCGGGCGTAGGTCGCCAGCTATCAAACCGGTCTCCTCCTCCAACTCCCTCAAAGCCGCTTCCCGGGGCTCCTGACCATCGCAGTTGCCGCCGGGAAGGTGCAGTACACGCCGTCGCTGGAGGTGGAAGTCATCCTCGACCAGGACGAGGCGCTGTTGATCGTCGAGGGCGACGACCCGCACAGCATCGTCGACGCTGACGTACTCGTACGTGCCGGCACGTCCGTCCGGCCTTCTCTTGGGGTACTCCGCGGCCAACACGGAAAAGCTTCGCTACTATCCAGATCACGAGCGGTGTCCCGCACGTACACCGAGTGCAACGGGTGTGGTGCAAGGGATGCTCTGTTGACTCATGGCGCTCATCACGATGCCGTAGCGGACGGCGGACATGAGCGCGTCGGCGAACGGCTTGCCCATCGCGCGCAGCAGATCGGGACTCGCCGCGGCGAGAATTGTCTTCGGCGAGTGCGTGCAGGGGCGCACACTGTCCGGTGCGGTCACCATGCTGATCTCCTTCATGACTCGACATCTCGAAGATCGGCCGGTTGCCGTTCGTCTATGTGGACATCCCCCTGAAGCCGGAGCAAAACCCCGGATTAGATCGAACGCGTACACACTTCTCTGGACATAACCCGGGTCAGGCACTGACTCTCGACTGGATGAGGGCTCGCAGCTCTGCCGCTTCTCGGCTTTCTGCCTGCTCAAGAATGCTCAGCGCGTCATACCAGCACGCCTGAGCCCGGACAAGCTGGCCGAGGGCGTTCAACGCGCTGCCGAGAGTCGTGAGCACCTGGGCCCGGGCAACCTCGCCGCCGGTGCAGCCCAACGCCAGAGCCTGCTCGGCGTGCTGCGCCGCGAGCGCCGGTTGCCTGGCGGAGAGGTGAGCTTCGGCGATACGGAAGTGTGTGGTGCCCTCCCATAGTTGCTGGCGTTGGTCCCGGAACACTGCCAGTGCTCGTTGGAGTTCTGCATCCGCCTCGCGGAGTCGACCCGCCGCCCGGAGTGCCAGGCCGAGGACGTAGCGGCTGTTCGCGGCGTGCGGCGCATCCCCCAACTCCTCGTAGATGGCTACTCCTTGCTGCGCGAGCGAAACCGCGTGTTCGGTGCGGCCGATCGCGGCGTGGACGCGGGACAGGCTGCACAGCGCGCTCGCCTCGCCCGGAAGGCTCCCGATCGCTCGGTATCCCTCGGCGGCTTGCACCAGGTGGGCCTCGCTGTCCGCGAAGCGTTGCTGCTGAATGGCGATCAGGCCACGTGTGTTAGCGGCCCAGCACCTGGCCAGTCGATCTTGGATGGTGTCCGCCAGTACCAGGACGCGTTCCGCCTCCCGGTCGGCCTCGTCGAATCGTCCGGCGAAGTGATGGGCGGTACTCAGCGTTACCAGGACGCGCACGGCTGCGTGTGCGTCGTTATGCTCCTGGGCAGCGTGGCCGAGAACCCTGGCCGTCGACTCGTACTCTGAGAACGCGGTGCCCGACTTGTACTCCTCGAAGCCGGTGCCCGGCTCGTCCAAGGCGAGGGTGCACCAGAGCAGATCGGCCGCTCGGCCGAGTGTGAGCGGGCCGACTGACTGCCTGGCGCACGACAGCAAGTTGCCTCTTTCGGCGTCGAACCAGTTGAGAGCATCGGTCGGGTCGGTGAAGTCGAGCCCCTGAACGGATGTCGGTGTCAGGTGGTCGACGAGGACGTCCCCTGGCCGATTGATCGCGTACACCCGTGACACCGTGGCGAGATAGAAGTCCAGCAGTCGGGAGAGGGCCGCCTGCCTTTCGGAGGGCGGCTGTTCGTCCCGCTCCGCGCATGCGCGGACGTAGAGCCGCACCAACTGATGGTACCGGTAGCGCCCGGGCGCCGCCGACTCCAGAAGGGACGCGTCGACCACGGACTCCAGCAGGTCCTCTGCATCATTCGCCGGCAGGTCCAGTAGAGCCGCGGCCGCAGGTAGAGAGATGTCCGGTCCGTCCGCCAGCCCCAGCAGGCGGGATGCCCGGGCCTGGGCCGGCTCCAGTTGGGCGTAGCCCAGCTCGAAGGTCGCCTTGACTGCCAGATCACCAGCCTGGAGCTCGTCCAACCGCCGGCGCTCGTCCGCCAGCTTCGCCGCCAGTGCCGACACCGTCCACGTCCGCCGGGCGGCCAGCCGGCACGCGGCGATACGGATTGCCAGCGGCAGGAAGCCACACGCCGCCACCACGTCCAAGGCGGCCTCACGCTCCGCCGCCACCCGCTCCACGCCCACGATTTTCATGAACAGCTCAAGGGCCTCTTCGGGGGACATCACGTCCAGGTCGACCAGGTGCGCGCCGACCAGGTCCACCATCCGTACTTGTGACGTCACGAGCGTCGCGCAGCCCTCCTTGCCCGGCAGCAGTGGCCGCACCTGGGCCGCGTCCTTCGCATTGTCCAGCAGCACGAGGACGCGGCGGCCGTCCAGGACCGACCGAAACAGCGTCCCCCGTTCTTCCAGCGAGTCCGGTACCTCCGAGTCAGGCGTGCCCAACGCCCGCAGGAAATAGCCCAATACCGTCTCCGGCTCAGCCGCGCGTGAACCCGTGCCCTGGAGGTCGACGTACAACTGCCCGTCGGGGAAGGCGGCGCGGGCCTGGTGCGCCACGTGTACGGCCAGCGTCGTCTTGCCCACGCCTCCGATGCCAGCCAGTGCCGACAGTGCCATCACCTCGCTCCCCGCGGCGGTCAGCGTCTCAATCAGCTCTGACACGAAGGACGCGCGTCCTGTGAAGTCCGGAACCGTGGCCGGGAGTTGGGTTGGGCGCACGGGTGCGGGAACCCGCTCGACGTCCGGCTCCGACGGTCGCGCCAGGCCCGGGTCCGCTTGCAGGATGCGCATTTGCAGCTCGCGCAGCTCCGCTCGCGGGTCTACGCCCAATTCGTCGGCCAGCAAGCGTCGCGTGTCCGCATAGACGGCAAGGGCCTCCGCCTGGCGGCCGCTCCGGTACAGTGCCAGCATCAGCAGCTCGCGCAACCGCTCCCGCAAGGGGTACGCCGCCGTCAAGGCTGTCAGTTCCGAGACCGCCTGGGCGTGGTGACCCTCCTCCAGGTCCATGTCGATGCGGGATTCCAGGAGTTGCAGGCGCCACTCCTCCAACCGCACTCGTTGCACCTCTGCGTACGGGCCTGGCACCGCGGCGAGCGCCTCCCCGTCCCACAAGGACAGCGCCCGGCGCAAGAGATCGCGTGCTTGGTGCAGGTCCCCTGAGGCTTTCGCCCCCTCCGCATCCCCGGCAAGTCTCTGGGCCGCCAAGATGTCCACGGCGCCTTCCGGCAGACCGCGAACGGCGTACCCGCCTGATTCGCTCACCAGGACTCCGGGGCCCAGCACCTTCCGCAGCCGGGAGGCGTACGTCCGTAGCGCCGTCCGCGCACGCGTAGACGACGGCGGGTCCTCACCCCATAGGCCGTCGATCAGCTCGGCCGCCGTCGCGGTCCGGCCCTCGCGCAACAGCAGCGCGGCCAGCAGGGCCCGTTGCTGCGGCGATCCGATAGGGAGCTGCTCGTCCCCGCGCCAGGCGCGCACCGGTCCGAGCACGCTGAAGCGCAGGTCAGCCTCTTCTGCGACAGGCCGCCGTTGCTCGGGCGTACGGGAGACGGGCTCGTACATGGTCGATATCCGCGGAACCGCTGATCGATCGGCTCCTCGGATGGCGGACGGGGGCGACACAGGCGCCGGGGCAGTCCGTCGTTCCCCCTCGGAATGCCGGGCCGCGGCCATGAGCAGGAGCCGTGCCCTCTCCAGACGACGCTCATCGTCCAGTGTCCGGGCGGCCTCACACTCCGCGGTGGCGAGGTTGACCAGCGCGGAGCGGGACAAGGGATGGCGTGGCCCGAGTACCGCGGATACCTTTTGGGCAGCGATCGCAAGGACATCGGCGGCCTGCTCCCACCGTTCGCGGTCCCCTGCAGCCATCGCCGATCCGAACTCGGCCCGAGCCACGGTGATCAGGGCGGAGAGCGACTTCGGATGGTCGCCGCCAAGCAACCGCATCAGCCCGCGCGCCGTGAGGGCGACGGCATGCACCCGCTCATCCGCTTCTGCGTGACGTCCCTGCTGGCGGGCGGTCTCCGCCAGCACCGATTCCGCCAGGAGGCGGATTTCTATCCGCTCCTGTTCTTGGAGCGAGTCGTCACGGGCTCCCAGGCTCAGCGCCTCCTCGGCCGCGCTCGTGGCACCCGTGAGGTCTCCCACTCGCAGCTTGACCGACGCCAGATTTGCGACGCTCCGGGCCGCAACACCACCGGCATCGTCGTGCGCCGCCAAGACGACGGCTGTCGCCAGGACACCAACCGCGGCCGCGACGAGACCCCGGTCGGCCAGAATGACAGCCAGTTCGTTGCGGACATCGCCGGGCAGCTCGAGCGATTTCGGATCCCACTGGAGCTGCGAAACCACGCCCCGCAGAAGGGCGCGAGACTCCTCGGCCAGGCCGAGCGCTTCGAGCAGCGCCACCAGATAGGCGAGATCCCGACCGGGATGCGACCGCCGGAACAGATCGGGGACCTTGCTCAGCGCCATGGCGGCCGAAGCCGCATTGCGGCGGGCGTCGATATCCCCGCGAAGGCTAAGTTCAGCCCGGTCGATGGCTTCCTGCCAGAGGTCGGTCATGCGTCGTCACCACGCAACTGACGTTCCATAGCCGCTTTCACGGCGATGAACCTGAGTTCGGCGACCTGCGACGGATCGAGCAGCCTGCGCTGGGACCACTCATCGATCCGATCGAACCATGACTCCGCAGAGGAGGCCGCCGCGTCGACGGTCAACTCCTGGTTATGAACGGCCTGTTGCGGGAGCGAGCTTGCTGGATGGACCACATCCATCAGATGCTCCACATCGAACTGGTCGAAGCGGCGCATGGCTTCCCCGATAGTGGCGGCGAACAGCACGTTGGCGGCCCGGTCGGCGGCGGCCCGGTCCGGGGCCTGCTCCAGGAGGATGCCCACGATCACGGGCTCTTGATCCTCCGGAAGACCTTTGACGACGGGGCCGCCCGAATAGCCCGAGTAGTCGCCCAGGGGCTGGTGCGCCGTCAGTTGCAGGGCTTGGATGACCCCGCCTCCCTCACAGAGGTATTCCGCCGTGCCGCTGTCCACCTGCCCCCGAAGATGTACTTCGGACGCCGCAGGCCGGTATGGCCCGTGCCAATCGTCCCCACCGTAGGCGACGCCGGCCCGGGGTATCGGCAGCAGTACTTCGTAGGCGGCGGAGATCATGATCAGGGCGAGGTCGGCGTCCTTGTCGTGACGGCAGACCTGGCCCGCGAGCCGGCTGCCGTCCGTCAGGACGATGTCCACGTGTTCGTCCAGCGAGGTGAGCCCCCGCAGACAGTGCAGTGCCGTAAGCACATAGCGGCGGGTCAGCAGGAAACCGCCGCCGAGGCGCTGCTGTGACTGGAAGAGCTCGACCCAGTAACTCGCGTCGGTCACGGCGACTCCGGGACCCGCTCCACAGTGAGGGTGACCTCGAACGACGCCTCGGCCGACGCCTTGGACAGAATGATCCCGGCCTCCGCCGCCAGGGTCAGCCCGAACTTAACCTCCATACTCGCCACCTGCCAGCCATCTCGGCGCTGAACTTGGGAGAGAGACTGTTGGGCGATGGTCGACGCCTGGACGATGGCCTCCTCCAACTCCGCGGCCCGGTCGCCGAGGGCGGAACTGGACCGCGTACGGCTGGAGATCTGCCGACTGCCCGTCGCATCCACAGCCACGGTCTCGACCCGAACATCGGCCATATGTCCCCTTGTTGGTGTGGTGGGGCTCGCACCGACTCTCGGTCCCCGCCGGAAGCGTAGCCAGCGAAACGCAGCATCGGCGACCGATTCGACAGCAAGATCCCGTCACACGCGCCGACCGGCCCACACCCGACAGCAGCGGTCCGTCGGCCCGACCTGTCCTTCATGCTGCGAGTGCCGGCCTGTGAACGCATCCCCGTGTCGTCCATTCCCGGGAGCGCCGCTCGCCCGCAGAAATGCAGCCGCGGCATGACGAGGCGAGTCCTGTCGACGCGCTTGCGTACGGTCTCGAATTCCGGGAGGAGGGTCGGGATGAGGGTCGCATCGAGTCGTTCCGCCAGGAGCGGTGACACAGTGCTCTTGCCGACCGCGCTTAGAGGTCATCTCATTTGGTGAGTCTGCGGTAGCAGATCAGGGTGCAGGCGATGCTGGTGAAGGCCAAGAAGTGGACGGCCTTGCGTTCATAGCGGCGGTGCAGGCGGCGGCATCCGGCGAGCCAGGCCATGGTGCGTTCGATGGTCCAGCGGTGGCGTCCCAGGCGCTGGGAGGACTCGATGCCTTTGCGGGCGATGCGGTGCCGGATGCCGCGCTGGCGTAACCATCGGCGCAGGTGGTCGTAGTCGTAGCCCTTGTCGCCGTGGAGCTTGGCCGGCCGTCGTCGGCGCGGACCGCGACGGGAGCGGATGGGCGGGATGCCGCGAACGAGCGGTTCGAGGGCCTGGCTGTCGTGCAGGTTGGCGCCGGAGATGCCGATGGAGATGGGCAATCCGGTCCGCTCGGTGATCAAGTGGATCTTCGAACCGTACTTGCCTCGATCTACTGGATTCGGACCTGTCAGGCCCCCCTTTTCAGGGCCCGCATGTTCACCGAGTCGATCGCACAGCGAGACCAGTCCAGTTCACCCCGGGAGCCGAGTTCGTCGAGGACCAGGCGATGGAGCTTCGCCCACACCCGGGCTTTCGACCACTCGGTGAAACGCCGGTGAGCCGTGGGTCCCGACGGTCCGAACGAGGCGGCCGG
Above is a genomic segment from Streptomyces fodineus containing:
- a CDS encoding CU044_2847 family protein, producing the protein MADVRVETVAVDATGSRQISSRTRSSSALGDRAAELEEAIVQASTIAQQSLSQVQRRDGWQVASMEVKFGLTLAAEAGIILSKASAEASFEVTLTVERVPESP
- a CDS encoding trypsin-like peptidase domain-containing protein — encoded protein: MTDASYWVELFQSQQRLGGGFLLTRRYVLTALHCLRGLTSLDEHVDIVLTDGSRLAGQVCRHDKDADLALIMISAAYEVLLPIPRAGVAYGGDDWHGPYRPAASEVHLRGQVDSGTAEYLCEGGGVIQALQLTAHQPLGDYSGYSGGPVVKGLPEDQEPVIVGILLEQAPDRAAADRAANVLFAATIGEAMRRFDQFDVEHLMDVVHPASSLPQQAVHNQELTVDAAASSAESWFDRIDEWSQRRLLDPSQVAELRFIAVKAAMERQLRGDDA
- a CDS encoding NUDIX domain-containing protein, which translates into the protein MAAEYPKRRPDGRAGTYEYVSVDDAVRVVALDDQQRLVLVEDDFHLQRRRVLHLPGGNCDGQEPREAALRELEEETGLIAGDLRPLGVIDPLPSITSARIFLFTATSLRTGRTRRDATEAGMTQHWRLLQDALAAVRNGEITEAGSVAALLLSERAST
- a CDS encoding AfsR/SARP family transcriptional regulator — its product is MYEPVSRTPEQRRPVAEEADLRFSVLGPVRAWRGDEQLPIGSPQQRALLAALLLREGRTATAAELIDGLWGEDPPSSTRARTALRTYASRLRKVLGPGVLVSESGGYAVRGLPEGAVDILAAQRLAGDAEGAKASGDLHQARDLLRRALSLWDGEALAAVPGPYAEVQRVRLEEWRLQLLESRIDMDLEEGHHAQAVSELTALTAAYPLRERLRELLMLALYRSGRQAEALAVYADTRRLLADELGVDPRAELRELQMRILQADPGLARPSEPDVERVPAPVRPTQLPATVPDFTGRASFVSELIETLTAAGSEVMALSALAGIGGVGKTTLAVHVAHQARAAFPDGQLYVDLQGTGSRAAEPETVLGYFLRALGTPDSEVPDSLEERGTLFRSVLDGRRVLVLLDNAKDAAQVRPLLPGKEGCATLVTSQVRMVDLVGAHLVDLDVMSPEEALELFMKIVGVERVAAEREAALDVVAACGFLPLAIRIAACRLAARRTWTVSALAAKLADERRRLDELQAGDLAVKATFELGYAQLEPAQARASRLLGLADGPDISLPAAAALLDLPANDAEDLLESVVDASLLESAAPGRYRYHQLVRLYVRACAERDEQPPSERQAALSRLLDFYLATVSRVYAINRPGDVLVDHLTPTSVQGLDFTDPTDALNWFDAERGNLLSCARQSVGPLTLGRAADLLWCTLALDEPGTGFEEYKSGTAFSEYESTARVLGHAAQEHNDAHAAVRVLVTLSTAHHFAGRFDEADREAERVLVLADTIQDRLARCWAANTRGLIAIQQQRFADSEAHLVQAAEGYRAIGSLPGEASALCSLSRVHAAIGRTEHAVSLAQQGVAIYEELGDAPHAANSRYVLGLALRAAGRLREADAELQRALAVFRDQRQQLWEGTTHFRIAEAHLSARQPALAAQHAEQALALGCTGGEVARAQVLTTLGSALNALGQLVRAQACWYDALSILEQAESREAAELRALIQSRVSA
- a CDS encoding IS5 family transposase (programmed frameshift); this translates as MVERLVPDGLWELFQRVVPEAPSRPQGGGRRRHGDREVLAAIVFVATSGCTWQQLPAASFGPSGPTAHRRFTEWSKARVWAKLHRLVLDELGSRGELDWSRCAIDSVNMRALKGGLTGPNPVDRGKYGSKIHLITERTGLPISIGISGANLHDSQALEPLVRGIPPIRSRRGPRRRRPAKLHGDKGYDYDHLRRWLRQRGIRHRIARKGIESSQRLGRHRWTIERTMAWLAGCRRLHRRYERKAVHFLAFTSIACTLICYRRLTK